Proteins from one Camelus bactrianus isolate YW-2024 breed Bactrian camel chromosome 24, ASM4877302v1, whole genome shotgun sequence genomic window:
- the LOC141574920 gene encoding uncharacterized protein LOC141574920, translating to MEAERGRARSRRRRRQQRQHQQRRGETGSGFCFLRVPSPGSLGTTKTLWRAPRGGISWPCALRPQRAAVPPPGASAAWGLRTASRLLFPFPRRVGSLVSGLWPRGGEARGRRGRSRRGSVPRSCRRGRPCCPRAVTRPPVLAPRRSLARATTLPAAAARAPYSASASATRTSRRRRRRSPRARRPRVLPGCAARSRSRSPPAATAAALAPAFLLRRASPPASWPIGGHQAAAVAGRIRGSRPPPPRRSAPFLLQPAGGRRREAWGARSTAPAGGGAAGNKRTCAAT from the exons ATGGAGGCGGAGAGGGGCCGAGCGAGGAgccggaggcggcggcggcagcagcggcagcaCCAACAGCGGCGCGGAGAGACG GGCTCGGGGTTTTGCTTTCTCCGGGTCCCCTCTCCAGGGTCGCTTGGCACGACGAAGACGCTGTGGAGAGCGCCGCGGGGAGGGATCTCCTGGCCGTGCGCGCTGCGCCCACAAAGGGCAGCAGTCCCGCCGCCCGGCGCCTCTGCTGCGTGGGGACTGAGGACCGCTTCTCGGCTCCTTTTTCCGTTCCCCCGGAGAGTTGGGAGTCTGGTCTCCGGCCTGTGGCCGCGCGGGGGTGAGGCCAGGGGCCGGCGCGGCCGCTCCCGCCGCGGCTCCGTCCCGCGCagctgccgccgcggccgccccTGCTGCCCGCGCGCCGTCACCCGCCCGCCAGTCCTCGCCCCGCGCCGCTCACTCGCGCGCGCCACCACactccccgccgccgccgcccgcgcgccCTACTCGGCCTCCGCGAGCGCGACCAGGacgagccgccgccgccgccgccgctctccccgcgcccgccggcCCCGCGTGCTGCCCGGCTGCGCAGCCCGCTCCCGGAGCCGATCCCctcccgccgccaccgccgccgccctCGCCCCCGCCTTCCTCCTCCGCCGAGCTTCCCCGCCCGCGTCGTGGCCAATCGGAGGCCACCAAGCTGCGGCGGTAGCCGGCCGGATCCGCggcagccgcccgcccccgccccgccgaaGCGCCCCATTTTTGCTGCAGCCCGCGGGGGGTCGCCGGAGGGAAGCCTGGGGTGCGCGGAGCACCGCCCCGGCAGGTGGAGGGGCTGCGGGAAATAAAAGAACTTGCGCAGCAACTTGA